From the Selenomonas sp. oral taxon 920 genome, the window GTGTATCGTAGTTGATCGTCGGAGGGAGCATATCGTTCTCGACTGCAAGAGCCGCTGTGATCAACTCGACGCTGCCCGCAGCACCGAGGAGATGCCCCGTCATCGACTTAATCGAAGAGACGGCAACATCCTTCGCCGCCGCGCCCCAGACCGTCTTGATCGCCTCCGTTTCACAGAGATCGTTCATATGCGTGGACGTGCCATGTGCGTTGATATAGTCCACATCCTCCGGCCTCAGCTCAGCATCATTGAGTGCAAGCTGCATACACTTTGCCTGGTATGCGCCGTGTGGGGCGGGACTCGTAATGTGATAGCCGTCCGAGTTCGAACCGTAGCCGACAAGCTCGGCATAGATGTGTGCACCGCGTGCCTCGGCATGTTCGAGTGTTTCGAGCACAACCAGACCCGCACCCTCACCCATGACAAAGCCCGAACGATTCTTGTCGAACGGCCGGGAAGCATGCGCCGGATCGTCGTTGTGATCCGTACAGAGTGCCTTCATCGCAGCAAAGCCCGCGCTCGCTGCCTCGGAGATGCTTGCCTCCGTACCGCCTGCAATCATGATGTCTGCCTCGCCGCGCTGCATGACGCGGTAGGCATCACCGATGCAGTTTGCACCGGTCGCACACGCCGTGACCACGCAGGACACAGGGCCGTGCAGACCGTAGTTGATTGCAACCTGCCCCGCCGCCATGTTGGCAATCATCATGGGAATGAAGAAGGGACTGACACGCTCAGGGCCCTTGTCAAAGAGCCGTTCATATGTACTGTGCATTGTCTCAATTCCGCCGATGCCTGCACCGACATAGGCACCAATGCGGTCACGATCCACATGGTCGAGATCAAGACCTGCATCGGCGATTGCCATACCCGCAGACACGACGGCAAACTGGGCATAGCGGTCCATGCGCTTTGCCTCTTTCTTGTCAATATAGCCGTCGATGCTGAAATCCTTGACCTCGCCTGCAATCTGCGCAGCGTAGTCCGTTGCGTCAAAGCGGGTGATGCGATCAATGCCGTTCTTGCCTGCAAGCAGTGCCTCCCAGAAGGCGTCCTTTCCAATGCCGATCGGCGTAATCGGGCCAACCCCCGTGACGACAATTCTCTTCTTCAAACCAATCGACTCCTTTCCCAGAGTGCACACCCTAGTTCGCTGCCGCAAGCTGCTGCTTCAGCTCTTCGTAGATTTCATGAACCGTCAAGATCCGGTCAATGCGCGGCATAAACTCACCGGTAAAGACAAGACCTGTCTCGAGATCGCCCTGCTGCGCACGAGAGAGTGCGCGGATGATGCAGAAGTGATGGTCACACTGCTTCAAGCATCGGTCACAGACCGTCGGAGGTACGGGGCCCTCCATAATCCGCGCAGAGAACGGTGTGCGCACGGCACGTCCCGGCAGCCCTACAGGGCTGTGAATGATAACGATATCATCCTTCTTGGATTTCAAATAATATTTTTTGAGCGACGGAGCCGCGTTGGACTCCACGCACGCTGCAAAGCGTGAGCCGAGCTGTACGCCATCCGCACCCATCTTATGCAGGTCGGCAATATCCTGTCCCGTCAGCACACCGCCTGCTGCAAAGATCGGAATCTTCACTGCCGCACGGACATCGGAGATGATATTTCGTACGGACTGATCTGTCCCCAGATGCCCACCTGCCTCCTTGCCCTCGACGACAACAGCAGCCGCGCCAAGCTTTTCGGCAATCTTCGCCAGTTTCGCCGTGGAGACAATTGGCACAATCGGCGTGCCGGAATCCTTGCCAAGCTGAAACATATCACGGGAGAATCCCGCACCGGCGACAACGAGATCAATCCCCTCGTCAATCGCAGTTTTAACGGCATCCGAAAAGTCGCTTGCCGCGACCATCTCGTTGATGCCGATGATCCCATTGGGAGAAAGTGAGCGCGCGAGCCGAATCTCATAGCGCAGTTCCTGCGGCTTCATGCCGGAGGCCGCGATGAGTCCGATTCCGCCCTCATTTGCAGCAGCGGCTGCGAGCCGCGCCGTGGTGATGCGAATCGCCATACCGCCCTGAATGATGGGGACGGTGGCAACTTTATTGCCAATCCTCACCTCGGGTAGTCTCATATAAGCCCTCCAATCGGGAGAGTATGCTACACAGCAGCAAGGTGTTCATCGAGCACCTTTTCTCTCCGCAAGAAGTTTTGGCTCCCCCTCCAACCATTGTCCTTTGAGTATCCCTCCGGATGGAAGGCGGATGTATCACAGCAGGGCGTACGCCGCCCTGATCATATGCAAAGTCATATGTCTTTTGAGAAAAATCCCGTGCGCCTGAGCTGTCACGGGATTTCCCTAAAAGACCAGTTTTGTGCTCAATTGTGACCATAGGTCACAGCGTCTTACTTGTTCTGATCGATGTAGTTGACGACATCCTGAACCGTCTTAATCTTCTCAGCAGCCTCATCGGGGATTTCTACATTGAATTCCTCCTCGAAAGCCATAATGAGCTCAACGATGTCGAGCGAGTCTGCGCCAAGATCGTCAATGAAGGTGGACTCCAGGGTGACTTCATCAGCCTCAGAGCCGAGCTGTTCCACAACGATGTCGCGAACCTTGTCAAACGTTGCCATGCGTTTTCACCTCCTTTAATAGATATTGTTCTATGCTACATAACCATGCCGCCGTCTACATTCAGCGTCTGGCCGGTAATGTACGATGCCGC encodes:
- a CDS encoding NAD(P)H-dependent flavin oxidoreductase, with the translated sequence MRLPEVRIGNKVATVPIIQGGMAIRITTARLAAAAANEGGIGLIAASGMKPQELRYEIRLARSLSPNGIIGINEMVAASDFSDAVKTAIDEGIDLVVAGAGFSRDMFQLGKDSGTPIVPIVSTAKLAKIAEKLGAAAVVVEGKEAGGHLGTDQSVRNIISDVRAAVKIPIFAAGGVLTGQDIADLHKMGADGVQLGSRFAACVESNAAPSLKKYYLKSKKDDIVIIHSPVGLPGRAVRTPFSARIMEGPVPPTVCDRCLKQCDHHFCIIRALSRAQQGDLETGLVFTGEFMPRIDRILTVHEIYEELKQQLAAAN
- the fabF gene encoding beta-ketoacyl-ACP synthase II yields the protein MKKRIVVTGVGPITPIGIGKDAFWEALLAGKNGIDRITRFDATDYAAQIAGEVKDFSIDGYIDKKEAKRMDRYAQFAVVSAGMAIADAGLDLDHVDRDRIGAYVGAGIGGIETMHSTYERLFDKGPERVSPFFIPMMIANMAAGQVAINYGLHGPVSCVVTACATGANCIGDAYRVMQRGEADIMIAGGTEASISEAASAGFAAMKALCTDHNDDPAHASRPFDKNRSGFVMGEGAGLVVLETLEHAEARGAHIYAELVGYGSNSDGYHITSPAPHGAYQAKCMQLALNDAELRPEDVDYINAHGTSTHMNDLCETEAIKTVWGAAAKDVAVSSIKSMTGHLLGAAGSVELITAALAVENDMLPPTINYDTPDEGLDLDYVPNKARAKTVRAAISNSFGFGGHNACLVVKKYQK
- a CDS encoding acyl carrier protein; the encoded protein is MATFDKVRDIVVEQLGSEADEVTLESTFIDDLGADSLDIVELIMAFEEEFNVEIPDEAAEKIKTVQDVVNYIDQNK